One Camelina sativa cultivar DH55 chromosome 3, Cs, whole genome shotgun sequence genomic window carries:
- the LOC104776338 gene encoding uncharacterized protein LOC104776338, producing the protein MATSTSHQSIVSFASHRSSSSSSSTISQCLLREPLLNLPICKGFKIYSSLSYNNHTTSKKRNFCKIEAMASSQTETSVSSYNNNNLLSPSKNLPDLSKKKSNEAALILIRHGESLWNEKNLFTGCVDVPLTEKGVEEAIEAGKRISNIPVDVIFTSSLIRAQMTAMLAMIQHRRKKVPIILHDESEQAKTWSQVFSDETKNQSIPVIPAWQLNERMYGELQGLNKQETAERYGKQQVHEWRRSYDIPPPKGESLEMCAERAVAYFQDNIEPKLAAGKNVMIAAHGNSLRSIIMYLDKLTCQEVISLELSTGIPLLYIFKEGKFMKRGSPVGPTEAGVYAYTKSLAQYRQKLEEDSEVICS; encoded by the exons ATGGCTACGTCTACCTCTCACCAATCAATCGTTTCGTTTGCTTCACACcggtcgtcttcttcttcttcttccacaatctCTCAGTGTTTATTACGAGAGCCTCTGTTGAATCTGCCAATCTGTAAAGGATTCAAGATCTATTCTTCACTGAGTTATAATAATCATACCACCTCGAAAAAGAGAAACTTTTGCAAGATTGAAGCTATGGCTTCTTCTCAGACTGAGACATCTGTTTCTtcttataacaacaacaatctctTGTCTCCTTCCAAGAACTTACCTGACCTTTCCAAGAAAAAATCAa ATGAAGCAGCTTTGATATTGATTAGGCATGGAGAATCTTTGTGGAATGAGAAGAATCTTTTTACGGGTTGTGTTGATGTGCCATTGACAGAGAAAGGTGTTGAAGAAGCTATTGAAGCAGGGAAGAGAATTAGTAACATACCTGTTGATGTTATCTTTACATCTTCTCTTATCCGTGCTCAGATGACTGCAATGCTTGCTATGATTCAGCACCGTCGTAAGAAG GTTCCTATCATCTTGCACGATGAAAGCGAACAGGCGAAAACTTGGAGTCAAGTCTTTAGTGatgaaactaaaaaccaatcTATTCCTGTCATACCCGCTTGGCAGCTCAATGAAAGAAT GTATGGAGAATTGCAAGGTCTTAATAAGCAAGAAACAGCGGAAAGATATGGGAAACAGCAAGTTCACGAATGGCGTAGGAGTTATGATATCCCACCTCCCAAGGGTGAGAGCTTGGAGATGTGTGCTGAGAGAGCAGTGGCTTATTTTCAGGACAAT ATTGAACCAAAGCTTGCAGCTGGAAAGAACGTAATGATAGCTGCTCATGGGAACTCGTTGCGGTCTATCATAATGTATCTTGACAAATTGACTTGCCAAGAG GTGATAAGTCTAGAGCTATCAACCGGTATACCACTTCTCTACATCTTCAAAGAAGGTAAATTCATGAAGAGAGGAAGCCCTGTTGGTCCAACAGAAGCTGGTGTCTATGCTTACACCAAG AGTTTGGCTCAATACAGACAGAAGCTAGAGGAGGACAGTGAAGTAATCTGTTCCTGA
- the LOC104776337 gene encoding random slug protein 5 translates to MSSDSTKPEDYLSKINEVRTLLGTLPEKSSEFCTDAAITRYLAARNGHVKKATKMLKETLKWRTQYKPEEIRWEEIAREAETGKIYRANYTDKYGRTVLVMKPSSQNTKSYKGQIRFLVYCMENAILNLSDNQEQMVWLIDFHGFNMSHISLKVSRETAHVLQEHYPERLGMAILYNPPKIFEPFYKMVKPFLEPKTCNKVKFVYSDDNLSKKLLEDLFDIEQLEVAFGGKNSDAGFSFEKYAEKMRGDDLKFFGSTTVVSSASAHLSNSDSEASDSENKHLEDNEDEKIKNGTLQSPLDTTETLSLKHEP, encoded by the exons ATGAGTTCTGATTCAACAAAACCAGAGGATTATCTAAGCAAG ATAAATGAAGTGAGGACATTACTAGGGACATTGCCTGAGAAGTCATCTGAGTTTTGTACAGATGCTGCCATTACTCGTTATTTAGCCGCACGCAATGGCCATGTCAAGAAAGCAACTAAAATGCTTAAAGAAACCTTGAAATGGAGGACTCAGTACAAACCTGAGGAGATTCGATGG GAGGAGATTGCAAGAGAAGCTGAGACCGGGAAAATATACCGAGCTAATTATACTGACAAGTATGGAAGAACAGTTCTGGTTATGAAACCAAGTTCACAG AATACAAAATCTTATAAAGGGCAGATTAGATTCTTGGTGTACTGTATGGAAAATGCAATCTTGAATCTATCGGATAACCAAGAACAAATGGTTTGGCTTATCGATTTTCACGGTTTCAACATGTCGCATATATCTTTGAAAGTCTCTAGAGAAACCGCTCATGTGTTACAAGAACATTACCCTGAACGTTTAGGCATGGCCATACTATACAACCCGCCTAAGATTTTTGAACCCTTCTATAAG ATGGTGAAACCGTTTCTAGAGCCAAAGACATGCAACAAGGTGAAATTTGTCTACTCAGATGATAACCTCAGCAAAAAGCTTCTTGAGGATCTCTTCGATATTGAGCAACTTGAGGTTGCATTTGGTGGCAAAAACAGCGATGCGGGTTTCAGTTTTGAGAAATATGCGGAGAAAATGAGAGGAGATGATTTGAAGTTCTTTGGAAGCACTACAGTGGTGTCATCAGCCTCAGCTCATTTGAGCAACTCAGATTCTGAAGCTTCAGACTCTGAGAATAAGCATTTGGAGGACAACGAAGATGAGAAGATCAAGAACGGAACTTTGCAATCTCCTTTGGATACAACAGAAACCTTAAGCCTGAAGCATGAACCATAA
- the LOC104776336 gene encoding uncharacterized protein LOC104776336 translates to MLLGKRQRPPIKRTTSLSEIKFDLNQQPSEQEPSDHQIQLVTIDEHRHVHQRLLDQQRLLAMVSLRGVQRKHSAEDFLRSCSLCKRHLVPGRDIYMYRGDRAFCSLECRQQQITVDERKEKKKGSVRSTATGTVNGESVSAAV, encoded by the exons GAGAACCACGAGTCTTTCTGAGATTAAGTTCGATTTGAATCAACAACCTAGCGAACAAGAACCGTCTGATCATCAGATTCAGCTCGTGACCATCGATGAACACCGTCATGTTCATCAACGTTTGTTAGATCAACAACGTCTCTTAGCGATGGTCTCACTGAGAGGTGTACAGAGGAAACACTCAGCTGAAGATTTTCTGAGATCTTGTTCTCTCTGTAAACGTCATCTTGTTCCAGGCCGTGACATCTATATGTATAG AGGAGATAGAGCGTTTTGTAGTTTAGAGTGCAGGCAACAGCAGATTACAGTGGAcgagaggaaagagaaaaagaaaggttCGGTGAGGTCCACCGCCACCGGAACCGTCAACGGAGAGAGTGTTTCCGCCGCCGTCTAG